One Halobacterium sp. DL1 DNA window includes the following coding sequences:
- a CDS encoding sodium-dependent transporter, which translates to MNAVDLVEDYLLVWILAAVVAGFAAPELAVLTEYSTVILAVMIGSISLTLSLAEFRRVDRRSLGVVLLGHAAMPFVAFAVARALGLPPALTTGFVVLGAVTPELVTPVMTELSGGDTALSTAALVVIGVGSLAFVPAVLDVLVGGVGVRSVVIVEQLAVAVVGPMVLAVALRTRYEQRVGRYDRVYPAVSSVMVVLVMAGVAAANASIVRENLGLLVSVGGGVVAVNAAGYLLGYAVSAGGTQPTRIAATLSVGMRDFAVAAALIVAAGLPTVASLPAVAYGVVEMASSAGLARYLSRDG; encoded by the coding sequence GTGAACGCCGTCGACCTCGTCGAGGACTACCTCCTCGTGTGGATCCTGGCCGCCGTCGTGGCCGGGTTCGCGGCGCCGGAGTTGGCCGTGCTGACGGAGTACTCGACGGTCATCCTCGCGGTGATGATCGGGAGCATCTCGCTGACGCTGTCGCTGGCGGAGTTCCGGCGCGTCGACAGACGCTCGCTCGGCGTTGTCCTCCTCGGGCACGCGGCGATGCCGTTCGTCGCGTTCGCGGTCGCACGAGCGCTCGGCCTCCCGCCCGCGCTCACGACGGGGTTCGTCGTGCTCGGCGCGGTGACGCCCGAACTCGTCACGCCGGTGATGACCGAACTGTCAGGTGGCGACACGGCCCTCTCGACTGCCGCCCTCGTCGTCATCGGCGTCGGAAGCCTCGCGTTCGTGCCCGCAGTCCTCGACGTGCTCGTCGGTGGCGTGGGCGTTCGGTCAGTCGTCATCGTCGAGCAGCTAGCGGTCGCCGTGGTCGGTCCGATGGTGCTCGCCGTCGCCCTCCGGACGCGCTACGAGCAGCGGGTCGGCCGCTACGACCGCGTCTACCCCGCCGTCTCGTCCGTGATGGTCGTGCTCGTGATGGCCGGCGTAGCGGCCGCGAACGCCAGCATCGTCCGGGAGAACCTCGGACTCCTCGTGTCCGTGGGCGGTGGCGTCGTCGCGGTGAACGCCGCGGGCTACCTCCTCGGCTACGCTGTCAGCGCGGGCGGGACGCAGCCGACGCGCATCGCGGCGACGCTGTCCGTGGGAATGCGGGACTTTGCGGTGGCGGCCGCCCTTATCGTGGCCGCCGGACTGCCGACCGTCGCGTCGCTGCCCGCCGTCGCCTACGGCGTCGTGGAGATGGCGTCGAGCGCGGGGCTGGCGCGCTACCTCTCGCGAGACGGCTAA
- a CDS encoding nitrogen-fixing protein NifU has translation MSTETQDGDDLEERVNNFLRRNFPQIQMHGGTAAIQNIDREEGVVDLQLGGACSGCGISPMTIQAIKSRMTKEIPEIDTVHADTGMGGGDSGMSPSFPGEDADSEDREEDEGPQAPF, from the coding sequence ATGAGCACCGAGACTCAGGACGGGGACGACCTGGAGGAGCGCGTCAACAACTTCCTCCGCCGGAACTTCCCGCAGATTCAGATGCACGGCGGCACCGCGGCCATCCAGAACATCGACCGCGAGGAGGGCGTCGTCGACCTCCAGCTGGGCGGCGCGTGTTCGGGCTGTGGCATCTCCCCGATGACGATCCAGGCGATCAAGTCCCGGATGACCAAGGAGATTCCCGAGATCGACACCGTTCACGCCGACACCGGCATGGGCGGCGGCGACAGCGGGATGAGCCCGTCGTTCCCCGGCGAGGACGCCGACAGCGAGGACCGCGAAGAGGACGAAGGCCCCCAGGCCCCGTTCTGA
- a CDS encoding histidine kinase — MDGRNWGNYDIFGRRFIVVLGGVFLLLVVSFPFLPVVDDASSELWLVLSILVGIPGLVLLYGGYRLPHTDIRSELYPTVGNWCLRGIVVGLAILLPIFLVSDDPNIVGNGLLLTGLGSLAGFGAGTYDARAKTRQLELQETVDQLETSNERLERHQQYTDDILDAIDDVFYVLDENGALLRWNKSLSEVSGYTDEEISAMTAADFFTDSDRDTALAAVRNGLESDSVDVELELRTKDGDTIPFEFVGSTLENTSEDPILAGIGRDVTNRVEREQEVQRVRERMEYALNATDSVVWDWNVEDNQASFYPSAESLYGTTVETWEDFIGVIHPEDRQKAQEAIENALETGEPKHEEIRIVRDGDVRWIEAPGYPVQDDNGPTLMIGVARDITERKTYERKLEESNERLEQFAYAASHDLQEPLRMVSSYLQLIEDRSDEELTEETEEFLEFAVDGADRMRDMIDGLLAYSGVETQGEAFKPVDLNKVIGEARDDLEMRITESDADVTIEELPRVVGDEHQLRQVFQNLLSNAIEYSGNEPPRVNISATQNSSMWEISVQDEGIGIEPEEHDRIFEVFQRLQSRDNYGGSGIGLALCERIIERHGGEIRVESEPGEGATFSFTLPAEDEHGR; from the coding sequence ATGGACGGTAGGAACTGGGGAAACTATGACATATTTGGGCGAAGATTCATTGTGGTCCTCGGCGGGGTTTTCCTCCTACTCGTAGTCAGCTTTCCATTCCTCCCCGTTGTTGACGATGCCTCCTCCGAACTCTGGCTCGTACTAAGTATCTTAGTTGGTATCCCGGGTCTCGTCCTGTTGTACGGTGGCTATCGGTTGCCCCACACAGACATCCGCTCTGAACTCTATCCTACGGTCGGCAACTGGTGTCTCCGCGGCATTGTAGTCGGTCTCGCGATCTTGCTGCCGATCTTTCTTGTCAGTGACGACCCGAATATCGTCGGAAATGGCCTCTTGCTCACAGGACTGGGCAGTCTCGCGGGCTTCGGTGCGGGGACGTACGACGCGCGGGCCAAAACACGACAGCTCGAACTCCAAGAAACAGTCGACCAATTGGAAACCTCGAACGAGCGGCTTGAACGACACCAGCAGTACACCGACGATATTCTCGATGCAATCGATGACGTGTTCTACGTTTTGGACGAAAATGGCGCTCTCCTCCGGTGGAACAAAAGCCTCTCGGAGGTCTCTGGCTACACGGACGAGGAAATATCAGCAATGACTGCTGCCGACTTCTTCACGGATAGTGACCGTGATACAGCTCTGGCTGCGGTCCGCAACGGCCTCGAGAGTGACTCCGTAGATGTGGAACTCGAACTGCGCACCAAGGATGGCGATACCATCCCCTTCGAGTTTGTTGGGTCTACGCTCGAGAACACGTCCGAAGACCCTATTCTGGCCGGCATCGGGCGCGACGTTACGAACCGGGTCGAGCGCGAACAGGAGGTCCAGCGCGTCCGCGAGCGGATGGAATACGCCCTCAATGCAACCGATTCGGTCGTCTGGGACTGGAATGTCGAGGACAATCAGGCCTCGTTCTACCCCTCTGCGGAGTCGCTATACGGAACCACAGTCGAAACCTGGGAGGATTTTATCGGCGTGATCCATCCGGAGGATAGACAGAAGGCCCAGGAGGCTATCGAGAACGCGCTGGAAACGGGCGAGCCGAAGCACGAAGAAATTCGGATCGTTCGAGACGGAGACGTGCGGTGGATCGAAGCCCCCGGGTACCCGGTCCAGGATGATAACGGTCCGACGTTGATGATTGGCGTGGCCCGAGACATCACCGAGCGGAAGACATACGAGCGCAAACTCGAGGAATCTAACGAGCGACTCGAACAGTTCGCGTACGCTGCGTCCCACGACCTCCAGGAACCACTCCGGATGGTGTCGAGTTATCTGCAGTTGATCGAAGACCGATCCGACGAGGAACTGACCGAGGAGACCGAAGAGTTCCTCGAGTTCGCCGTGGACGGGGCCGACCGCATGCGTGACATGATCGATGGGTTACTAGCGTACTCAGGCGTGGAGACCCAGGGAGAGGCGTTCAAACCGGTCGACCTCAACAAAGTGATTGGAGAGGCCCGCGACGACCTCGAGATGCGTATAACGGAAAGTGATGCCGACGTGACCATCGAGGAACTCCCTCGTGTGGTGGGCGATGAACATCAGCTGCGTCAGGTGTTTCAGAACTTGTTGAGTAACGCGATCGAGTACAGTGGGAACGAGCCGCCACGGGTGAATATTTCCGCCACCCAGAACAGTTCGATGTGGGAGATATCGGTTCAGGACGAGGGGATAGGGATTGAGCCGGAAGAACACGACCGTATCTTCGAGGTATTCCAGCGGCTTCAATCTCGGGACAATTACGGTGGCTCGGGCATAGGCTTAGCACTCTGCGAGCGAATCATCGAACGTCACGGCGGCGAAATCCGTGTCGAATCCGAACCGGGCGAGGGAGCGACGTTCTCATTTACTCTCCCAGCGGAGGATGAGCATGGCAGGTGA
- a CDS encoding chemotaxis protein CheY encodes MSMAGEQGSAEPADILLVEDNPGDIRLTKEAFKDAQIANTLHVVENGVDALNFLFQRDDYADAPRPDIVLLDLNLPRKSGHEVLEELHGDSNRRRIPVVVLTSSDAEMDIVKSYDLCASGYLTKPVDPNEFIEMIQDLERFWLSIMRLPADTDAD; translated from the coding sequence ATGAGCATGGCAGGTGAGCAGGGAAGCGCCGAGCCGGCTGACATCCTCCTCGTCGAGGACAACCCTGGTGATATACGTCTCACGAAAGAGGCATTCAAGGACGCGCAGATAGCGAACACACTCCACGTTGTCGAAAACGGTGTCGACGCTCTCAATTTCCTTTTCCAACGAGACGACTACGCCGATGCACCGCGTCCCGACATCGTGCTATTAGACCTCAATCTCCCCCGGAAGAGTGGCCACGAGGTGCTTGAAGAACTGCACGGTGATTCGAACCGAAGGCGCATTCCGGTAGTTGTCCTCACGAGTTCGGACGCTGAAATGGACATCGTCAAGTCCTACGACCTCTGTGCGAGTGGGTACCTGACGAAGCCGGTTGATCCTAACGAGTTTATTGAGATGATACAGGATCTAGAGCGGTTTTGGCTCTCGATTATGCGGTTACCGGCTGACACAGATGCTGATTGA